In one Thermanaerovibrio velox DSM 12556 genomic region, the following are encoded:
- a CDS encoding polysaccharide deacetylase family protein: MKVLALKVDVDTLRGHREGVLNLLNLFDRLSVKASFFFSMGPDNSGKAIVRIFRKGFISKMLRTKAPSTYGLKTLFYGTLIKAPMIAQSFPGLLKETVVRGHDFGIHAWDHVKWQDGLNKMPVTTIEAELKRAFDLFYQYTGRRPKAFAAPGWQINIDAMMVLDSLGLDYTSNTRGLFPYIPRFGRKLFSTVEIPTTMPTMDEIMGTNGLRGSAMAQHLLGCLKEGLNVFTLHAEMEGLSQIHVFEEFLRGALDQGVRCVPLSFVSKMTRDELPRCQVADGTVEGRAGTLAVQKTD; this comes from the coding sequence ATGAAGGTACTGGCCCTAAAGGTGGACGTGGACACCCTCCGGGGTCACCGGGAGGGGGTTTTGAACCTCCTCAACCTGTTCGACAGGCTGTCCGTGAAGGCCAGCTTCTTCTTCAGCATGGGACCGGACAACTCCGGGAAGGCCATAGTGAGGATCTTCCGCAAGGGTTTCATATCCAAGATGCTGAGGACCAAGGCCCCTTCCACCTACGGCCTCAAAACCCTGTTCTACGGAACCCTCATAAAGGCCCCCATGATCGCCCAGTCGTTCCCGGGACTCCTCAAGGAGACGGTGGTAAGGGGGCATGACTTCGGCATCCACGCCTGGGACCACGTGAAGTGGCAGGACGGGCTAAACAAGATGCCGGTTACCACCATAGAGGCGGAGCTCAAGAGGGCCTTCGATCTCTTCTACCAGTACACGGGCCGGCGCCCCAAGGCCTTCGCCGCCCCGGGGTGGCAGATCAACATCGATGCGATGATGGTGCTGGACTCCTTGGGACTGGACTACACCAGCAACACCCGGGGGCTTTTCCCCTACATACCCCGGTTCGGCAGGAAACTGTTCAGCACCGTGGAGATCCCCACCACCATGCCCACCATGGACGAGATAATGGGGACCAACGGCCTTAGGGGCAGCGCCATGGCCCAGCACCTGCTGGGCTGTCTAAAGGAAGGGCTCAACGTGTTCACCCTGCACGCGGAGATGGAGGGGCTGTCCCAGATACATGTGTTCGAGGAGTTCTTGAGGGGTGCCTTGGATCAGGGGGTGCGGTGTGTTCCCCTGTCGTTCGTATCGAAGATGACCCGGGACGAGCTTCCCCGGTGCCAGGTGGCGGATGGTACAGTGGAGGGCCGAGCGGGGACCCTGGCGGTTCAGAAGACCGATTAA
- a CDS encoding UDP-glucose dehydrogenase family protein, which translates to MRISVIGTGYVGLVTGACLAGYGNHVTCVDVDQEKIASLNQDRVPFFEPGLEEIIKSNRTAGRLHFTTSLEEGIKGSKVCFITVGTPSDVDGSADLQYVLQVAREIGRHMEDPMVVVTKSTVPVGTADKVRSAVAEELKARGGQINFFVASNPEFLREGAAVSDFMNPDRVVIGTDSKEAEEILKELYSFLPPEKVLCMDIRSSEMTKYAANALLATKISFMNEMARICELVGADVERVRLGIGSDSRIGYAFISPGCGYGGSCFPKDVRALRHTALRHGYSPRILQAVEDVNEAQKHLIFQKVLRHFGQDISGLTFAIWGLSFKPNTSDMREASSLVLIQDLLGAGASVRVHDPKAMEEAKHILAGRNGVTFVEDQYEALKGTSALALVTEWDMYKQPDFQRIKEEMLSPVIFDGRNQYSPNEMRRLGFTYYGIGRPNA; encoded by the coding sequence ATGAGGATATCTGTTATAGGCACCGGCTACGTGGGGCTGGTGACCGGAGCGTGCCTTGCGGGGTACGGCAACCACGTGACCTGCGTGGACGTGGATCAGGAGAAGATAGCATCCCTAAACCAGGACCGGGTTCCCTTCTTCGAGCCCGGGCTGGAGGAGATAATAAAGAGCAACCGCACCGCCGGCAGGCTTCACTTCACCACCAGCCTTGAGGAGGGCATAAAGGGCTCCAAGGTTTGCTTCATAACCGTGGGGACCCCGTCGGACGTGGACGGCAGCGCGGACCTGCAGTACGTCCTTCAGGTGGCAAGGGAGATAGGCAGGCACATGGAGGATCCCATGGTGGTGGTCACCAAGTCCACCGTTCCGGTGGGGACCGCCGACAAGGTGAGGTCCGCGGTGGCGGAGGAGCTGAAGGCCCGGGGGGGGCAGATAAATTTCTTCGTGGCCTCCAACCCGGAGTTCCTGCGCGAAGGAGCGGCGGTATCGGACTTCATGAACCCCGACAGGGTGGTCATAGGCACCGATTCGAAAGAGGCGGAGGAGATCCTAAAGGAGTTGTACTCCTTCCTTCCCCCCGAGAAGGTGCTCTGCATGGACATAAGGTCCTCGGAGATGACCAAGTACGCCGCCAACGCCCTGCTGGCCACCAAGATATCCTTCATGAACGAGATGGCCCGCATATGCGAGCTCGTGGGGGCGGACGTGGAGCGGGTTCGTCTCGGCATAGGCTCCGACTCCCGCATAGGCTACGCCTTCATATCCCCCGGCTGCGGCTACGGGGGATCCTGCTTCCCCAAGGACGTGAGGGCCTTAAGACACACCGCGTTGAGGCACGGATACTCCCCCAGGATACTACAGGCGGTGGAGGACGTTAACGAGGCCCAGAAGCACCTGATCTTCCAAAAGGTGCTTCGCCACTTCGGGCAGGACATATCGGGGCTCACCTTCGCCATCTGGGGACTGTCCTTCAAACCCAACACGTCGGACATGAGGGAGGCTTCCTCGCTGGTGCTCATACAGGACCTGCTCGGCGCCGGGGCCTCCGTAAGGGTCCACGACCCCAAGGCCATGGAGGAGGCCAAGCACATCCTGGCGGGCCGAAACGGGGTCACCTTCGTGGAGGATCAGTACGAGGCCCTCAAAGGGACATCCGCGTTGGCCCTGGTCACCGAATGGGACATGTACAAGCAGCCGGACTTCCAGCGAATCAAGGAGGAGATGCTGAGCCCCGTCATCTTCGACGGCCGCAACCAGTACTCCCCTAACGAGATGAGGCGTCTGGGCTTCACTTACTACGGTATAGGACGCCCCAACGCTTGA
- the pssA gene encoding CDP-diacylglycerol--serine O-phosphatidyltransferase, producing MKRRLRKDLPFRKIVPNMITSGSVLCGFMALALTYYDRFLPAAWLVCAAVVFDYMDGRVARMLGGSSDFGVELDSLADAISFGAVPAFMAYGAYVGLEGGLLGVLSGAFFTLCGVLRLARFNVTHVVGPFQGLPIPAAGLTLVSFIMGGVNLPWWSASLAMAALGGLMISSVPYGNLKKVHRGNLNRVRALLLLGLLGGMALVLREKAPLGMCLTYVLSGLLRFDWGAWLTGSRTAKNEI from the coding sequence ATGAAACGCAGGTTGAGGAAGGACCTTCCGTTCCGCAAGATAGTGCCGAACATGATAACCAGCGGCAGCGTGCTCTGCGGCTTCATGGCCTTGGCGCTCACCTACTACGACAGGTTCCTGCCTGCCGCCTGGCTGGTGTGCGCTGCGGTGGTGTTCGACTACATGGACGGGCGGGTTGCCCGCATGCTTGGGGGCAGCAGCGACTTCGGGGTTGAGCTGGACAGCCTGGCGGACGCCATAAGCTTTGGAGCGGTCCCGGCCTTCATGGCCTACGGGGCCTACGTTGGTCTTGAGGGGGGGCTCTTGGGGGTGCTTAGCGGCGCCTTCTTCACCCTCTGCGGGGTTTTGAGGCTCGCCAGGTTTAACGTGACCCACGTGGTGGGGCCCTTTCAGGGGCTTCCGATCCCCGCCGCGGGGCTTACGTTGGTGTCCTTCATAATGGGGGGAGTGAACCTGCCCTGGTGGTCTGCCTCCTTGGCCATGGCGGCCCTTGGGGGGCTCATGATATCCAGCGTACCCTACGGCAACCTCAAGAAGGTCCACCGGGGGAACCTCAACAGGGTGAGGGCCCTTTTGCTGCTGGGCCTCCTGGGGGGCATGGCGTTGGTTCTGAGGGAGAAGGCCCCCTTGGGAATGTGCCTTACGTACGTGCTGAGCGGGCTCTTGCGGTTCGACTGGGGGGCTTGGCTCACCGGTTCCAGGACGGCGAAGAACGAGATTTGA
- the thiT gene encoding energy-coupled thiamine transporter ThiT, protein MESRAVKVITEGALAAGMSVALSFLKVFQMPQGGSITLEMVPILAFAALRGVRAGALCGAASGLLQMMLQGYVVNPLQAVLDYPLAFGILGAAGLKDRGLGLILSMALAGLLRLGCHVLSGVLFFASFAPKGANVWAYSLTYNATFLVPSLAISMALAIPLARRLKNRV, encoded by the coding sequence TTGGAAAGCCGTGCTGTTAAGGTCATCACGGAGGGGGCGTTGGCGGCGGGGATGTCGGTGGCCCTGTCGTTCCTCAAGGTGTTCCAGATGCCCCAGGGGGGCTCCATAACCCTTGAGATGGTGCCCATACTGGCCTTCGCGGCCCTGAGGGGGGTGAGGGCCGGAGCCCTATGCGGCGCCGCTTCGGGGCTGCTCCAGATGATGCTGCAGGGATACGTGGTGAACCCCTTGCAAGCGGTGCTGGACTATCCCCTGGCCTTCGGGATCCTAGGAGCCGCGGGGCTCAAGGACCGGGGCTTGGGGCTTATCCTCTCCATGGCCCTGGCGGGGCTCCTGAGGCTCGGGTGCCACGTGCTGTCCGGGGTGCTGTTCTTCGCCTCCTTCGCGCCCAAGGGGGCCAACGTGTGGGCCTATTCGCTCACCTACAACGCCACCTTCCTGGTGCCATCCCTTGCCATATCCATGGCCCTGGCAATACCGCTCGCGAGAAGGCTGAAGAACAGGGTTTAG
- the gyrA gene encoding DNA gyrase subunit A, with product MEKGKEGSDLFQKVIPLSLEEEIKHSYIDYAMSVIVGRALPDARDGLKPVQRRILYAMRELGLRHNQPFKKSARVVGETMGKYHPHGDAAIYETMVRMSQDFSMRYPLVDGQGNFGSIDGDPPAAMRYTEARLHALGEEMLADIDEDTVDWLPNFDESLEEPAVLPSRIPNLLVNGSTGIAVGMATNMPPHNLREVVDACCAMLDNPEVEIGELMSLMPGPDFPTGGVILGRDGIVDAYATGRGKITVRGCAEIEDAKRGKKAIVITQIPYMVNKSTLIETIVDGVQKGQLDGITDVRDESNREGIRLVLELHRDSDPHLVLRQLYSRTQLQTTFGVINLALVDGRPVELDLKGLLQIFIDHRRTVVRRRTEYRLRKAEERAHILEGLVKALGIIDRVIALIRSSSDPAVAKGRLVEELSFSEAQAQAILDMRLQRLTSLEIHKLQEELDELRGQIAWYRRILEDSSELDGVVRKELLEVKAAYGDERRTVIEDSVDDVSAEDLIPETEIVVAMTRDGFIRRMPLQDYRCQSRGGKGVKGASTKGDDEVSLVAVTTTHRTLYLFTDRGRVFALKCLALPEPKSGRGKHVGSFISLDEGESVVTFRDSVMERAKFVFLLTRMGLAKRLPVAELEGITRAGRRILGLEDGDTIARVRFTGGDDELLLTTAKGQTLRVSEEEFRPQGRAAKGVKAIKLEEGDAVVGCDVIIPGRQVLFISQLGLGKRTPYEEFTTHHRGGMGVRAMRLNDKTGDLVGAWGVAEDDELMVVTSRGRVIRMAAREISTLSRMATGSTVVRLDEGDSVADVTVIRCSVEEEG from the coding sequence ATGGAAAAGGGCAAGGAAGGTTCCGACCTCTTCCAGAAGGTGATCCCCCTTTCTCTGGAGGAGGAGATAAAGCACAGCTACATAGACTACGCCATGAGCGTCATAGTCGGCAGGGCCCTGCCGGACGCCAGGGACGGTCTTAAGCCGGTGCAGCGGCGGATTCTGTACGCCATGAGGGAGCTGGGGCTGAGGCACAACCAGCCCTTCAAGAAGTCCGCCAGGGTGGTGGGGGAGACCATGGGTAAGTATCACCCCCACGGCGACGCCGCCATATACGAGACCATGGTTAGGATGAGCCAGGACTTCAGCATGAGATATCCGCTGGTGGACGGGCAGGGGAACTTTGGTTCCATAGACGGGGATCCCCCGGCGGCCATGAGGTACACCGAGGCCCGCCTCCACGCCCTGGGGGAGGAGATGCTGGCGGACATAGACGAGGACACGGTTGATTGGCTCCCGAACTTCGATGAGTCCCTGGAGGAGCCGGCGGTGCTCCCCAGCCGCATACCTAACCTTCTGGTGAACGGCAGCACCGGCATCGCGGTGGGCATGGCCACCAACATGCCTCCCCACAACCTCCGGGAGGTGGTTGACGCATGCTGCGCCATGCTTGACAACCCGGAGGTGGAGATAGGGGAGCTCATGTCCCTGATGCCCGGCCCGGACTTCCCCACCGGCGGTGTCATCCTGGGAAGGGACGGCATCGTGGACGCCTATGCAACCGGCCGGGGGAAGATAACGGTTAGAGGATGCGCCGAGATAGAGGACGCCAAGCGGGGCAAGAAGGCCATCGTGATAACCCAGATCCCATACATGGTCAACAAGTCTACCCTCATCGAGACCATAGTGGACGGGGTTCAGAAGGGACAGCTGGACGGCATAACCGACGTGAGGGACGAGTCCAACCGGGAGGGCATAAGGTTGGTGCTGGAGCTCCACAGGGACAGCGATCCCCATCTGGTCTTGCGGCAGCTTTACTCCAGGACCCAGCTGCAGACCACCTTCGGGGTGATCAACTTGGCGCTCGTGGACGGACGTCCCGTGGAGCTGGACCTCAAGGGGCTCCTCCAGATATTCATAGACCACCGCAGGACGGTGGTCCGGCGGCGCACGGAGTACAGGCTTAGGAAGGCGGAGGAGCGGGCCCACATATTGGAGGGGCTGGTCAAGGCCCTGGGGATCATAGACCGGGTGATAGCCCTCATAAGGTCTTCCTCGGACCCCGCGGTGGCCAAGGGGAGGTTGGTGGAGGAGCTCTCCTTCTCGGAGGCCCAGGCCCAGGCCATCCTGGACATGAGGCTTCAGCGGCTCACCAGCCTGGAGATCCACAAGCTTCAGGAGGAGCTCGATGAGCTCAGGGGCCAGATCGCCTGGTACCGCAGGATACTGGAGGACTCCTCGGAGCTGGACGGGGTGGTTCGGAAGGAGCTTCTGGAGGTCAAGGCAGCCTACGGGGATGAGCGGCGCACCGTGATAGAGGACTCGGTGGACGACGTGTCCGCCGAGGACCTGATCCCCGAGACCGAGATCGTGGTGGCCATGACCAGGGACGGCTTCATTCGAAGGATGCCACTGCAGGACTACCGCTGTCAGTCCAGGGGAGGCAAGGGGGTGAAGGGAGCTTCCACCAAGGGGGACGATGAGGTTTCCCTGGTGGCGGTCACCACTACCCACCGCACGTTGTACCTCTTTACCGACCGTGGCAGGGTCTTCGCCCTCAAGTGTCTTGCCCTGCCGGAGCCCAAGAGCGGCCGGGGCAAGCACGTGGGAAGCTTCATCTCCCTTGACGAGGGTGAGTCGGTCGTGACCTTCCGGGACAGCGTGATGGAGAGAGCTAAGTTCGTGTTCCTCTTGACTCGCATGGGGCTTGCCAAGCGGCTTCCCGTCGCGGAGCTGGAGGGTATAACGAGGGCGGGGCGCCGGATACTTGGGCTCGAGGACGGGGACACCATAGCCAGGGTACGGTTCACCGGCGGCGACGACGAGCTGCTGCTTACCACCGCCAAGGGGCAGACCTTGAGGGTCAGCGAGGAGGAGTTCCGTCCCCAGGGTAGGGCTGCGAAGGGCGTCAAGGCCATAAAGCTTGAGGAAGGGGACGCGGTGGTGGGCTGCGACGTGATAATCCCGGGCCGCCAGGTGCTCTTCATAAGCCAGCTGGGGCTCGGCAAGAGGACCCCCTACGAGGAGTTCACCACCCATCACCGGGGAGGCATGGGGGTCAGGGCCATGAGGCTCAACGATAAGACCGGGGACCTGGTTGGTGCCTGGGGTGTGGCGGAGGATGACGAGCTCATGGTGGTAACCTCCCGGGGAAGGGTGATCCGCATGGCCGCCCGGGAGATATCCACCTTGAGCAGGATGGCCACCGGTTCCACGGTGGTGCGCCTGGACGAGGGGGACTCCGTGGCGGACGTCACCGTCATCCGCTGTTCTGTGGAGGAGGAAGGGTGA
- a CDS encoding phosphatidylserine decarboxylase, translated as MINRHGLPSVGAVVFMMAGAWLISRPLSFALALPLLFLLWFYRDPERRPPEDPALWVSPADGKVVELEQVNDPVVGPSTKVGIFMSPLDVHVNRMPFEGEVFHLRYVPGRKWLAFEPKASENNERLYVGVRTPHGDAMLVQIAGLLARRIVAWAPVGSRFSRGDRYGMIKLGSKVDLYLPPSVEPLVKLGQRVKAGETPVGVVRR; from the coding sequence ATGATAAACCGGCACGGTCTTCCCTCGGTGGGAGCGGTGGTCTTCATGATGGCCGGCGCCTGGCTGATATCCAGGCCCCTGTCCTTCGCCCTGGCCCTTCCGCTGTTGTTCCTGCTCTGGTTCTACCGGGACCCGGAAAGGCGTCCCCCGGAGGACCCCGCCCTCTGGGTGAGCCCCGCGGACGGGAAGGTGGTGGAGCTGGAACAGGTTAACGACCCCGTGGTGGGGCCTTCCACCAAGGTGGGCATATTCATGAGCCCCCTGGACGTCCACGTGAACCGGATGCCCTTTGAGGGGGAGGTGTTCCACCTTCGCTACGTGCCGGGGCGGAAGTGGCTGGCCTTCGAGCCCAAGGCCTCTGAGAACAACGAGAGGCTTTACGTGGGGGTGAGGACCCCCCACGGGGATGCCATGCTGGTGCAGATAGCGGGTCTGCTGGCAAGGCGCATAGTGGCATGGGCACCCGTTGGCTCTCGTTTCTCCCGGGGGGATCGTTATGGTATGATAAAGTTGGGGAGCAAGGTGGACCTTTACCTGCCGCCCTCGGTGGAGCCTTTGGTGAAGCTGGGGCAGAGGGTGAAGGCCGGAGAGACCCCGGTGGGAGTGGTGAGAAGATGA
- a CDS encoding Lrp/AsnC family transcriptional regulator produces the protein MQVEKCLDEIGRKILRALQEDARISYSELGRKVGLSSPAIAERIRRMESAGIIKGYKAIVSHEKLGFPITAFIRIAIPASRIHEADQIAERIPEVLECHHVTGTDGIILKVVVSSVGHLEEVVNQMGFYGQTTTSVVLSTPIANRVVEPAISQKEED, from the coding sequence ATGCAGGTGGAGAAGTGCCTTGACGAGATAGGCCGCAAGATACTTAGGGCTCTTCAGGAGGACGCCAGGATATCATACAGCGAGCTCGGCCGTAAGGTGGGTCTTTCATCGCCCGCCATAGCGGAGAGGATAAGACGAATGGAGAGCGCGGGGATAATAAAGGGCTACAAGGCCATCGTGAGCCATGAGAAGCTGGGTTTTCCCATAACCGCCTTCATAAGGATAGCCATCCCCGCAAGCCGCATTCACGAGGCAGATCAGATAGCGGAGCGCATCCCGGAGGTGCTGGAGTGCCATCACGTGACCGGCACGGACGGCATAATCTTGAAGGTGGTGGTGTCCTCGGTGGGGCACTTGGAGGAAGTGGTTAACCAGATGGGTTTCTACGGTCAGACCACCACTTCGGTGGTCCTCTCCACCCCCATAGCCAACCGGGTGGTGGAGCCCGCCATATCCCAGAAGGAGGAAGATTGA
- a CDS encoding nitroreductase family protein, which yields MNQAIQAILSRRSIRRFTDQEVGEEEIKLLLECACAAPSAANSRPWHFVVVTDRGLLDRMGEAHPYGKMLFEAPLAIVVCADPTKSDYAARYWEEDCSAAMENILIAATSLGLGSVWLGVKHSPEREVAMRAILSVPDHVAIMGIAAIGWPGESKEPHRGIDDGVVHRNRW from the coding sequence ATGAACCAGGCCATACAGGCGATACTTTCAAGGCGCAGCATAAGGCGTTTCACCGACCAGGAGGTGGGGGAGGAGGAGATAAAGCTCCTTCTTGAGTGTGCCTGCGCCGCCCCCAGCGCGGCCAACTCGAGGCCCTGGCACTTCGTGGTGGTGACCGATCGGGGACTGCTGGACCGCATGGGGGAGGCCCACCCGTACGGCAAGATGCTGTTCGAGGCCCCGCTTGCCATAGTGGTGTGCGCAGACCCCACCAAGAGCGATTACGCCGCCCGGTACTGGGAGGAGGACTGCTCCGCCGCCATGGAGAACATCCTGATCGCCGCCACTTCCCTGGGGCTTGGCTCCGTGTGGCTCGGGGTGAAGCACTCCCCGGAGAGGGAGGTCGCCATGAGGGCCATCCTCTCGGTCCCCGATCACGTGGCGATAATGGGCATAGCCGCCATAGGCTGGCCGGGGGAGAGCAAAGAGCCCCACAGGGGCATAGACGACGGGGTGGTTCACAGGAACCGCTGGTAA
- a CDS encoding GDP-mannose 4,6-dehydratase: MPQLLGNLMRREPLRLVNGGTQRRSFTDIEEGVMGIMAILKQPEASVGEIFNLGNPKNNHSVREVAEALRQEVSRVKGYEDVLEVPIVEVSGEEHYGKGYEDVKDRLPSIAKAVNKLHWEPKLSLRDTLRKTVDYYLR, encoded by the coding sequence GTGCCCCAGCTCCTGGGCAACCTCATGCGCCGGGAACCCTTGAGGCTGGTGAACGGAGGCACCCAGCGCAGGAGCTTCACCGACATCGAGGAAGGGGTAATGGGGATAATGGCCATACTGAAGCAGCCGGAGGCCTCGGTGGGGGAGATATTCAACCTGGGCAACCCCAAGAACAACCACTCGGTGCGGGAGGTGGCGGAGGCCCTGCGGCAGGAGGTCTCAAGGGTCAAGGGCTACGAGGACGTCCTGGAGGTGCCGATAGTGGAGGTTTCCGGGGAGGAGCACTACGGCAAGGGCTACGAGGACGTCAAGGACCGCCTCCCCAGCATAGCCAAGGCGGTGAACAAACTCCACTGGGAGCCCAAGCTCTCCCTTAGGGACACCCTGAGGAAGACGGTGGACTACTACCTGAGGTGA
- a CDS encoding formyltransferase has translation MRPSIAVCAYSQVGTRCLEALLECGAHVAALFTHQDNPSENLWFRTPDRVAQGAGIPIIRHSLRSREGIEEFRRLSPDMLLSFYYRDMIPGELIKDLPWGAFNLHGSLLPRYRGRVSVHWAIIMGESRTGATLHVMTPRPDDGPIVDQEEIPIHFHDTSKDVMERLAEGAYRLVKRALPSLENRSFQAKEQDHSKATYFSGRSPKDGIIRWQEEDSLGAYHMVRALTDPYPGAFSLTPGGEKLMIWRAYPVPEKASPKCPPGTVTEDPEGYLLIRCAFGALRVIEAELSGHRGHPLDTPMRTLVGLRLRDTANSD, from the coding sequence ATGAGGCCCTCCATAGCGGTGTGCGCCTACAGCCAGGTGGGGACCCGGTGCCTTGAGGCGCTGCTCGAATGCGGGGCCCACGTGGCGGCGCTCTTCACCCACCAGGACAACCCCTCGGAGAACCTGTGGTTCCGAACCCCCGACAGGGTGGCCCAGGGGGCGGGGATACCTATCATAAGGCACAGCCTCAGGTCCCGGGAGGGCATCGAGGAGTTCCGGCGGTTAAGCCCCGACATGCTCCTGTCCTTCTACTACCGGGACATGATACCCGGGGAGCTCATTAAAGACCTCCCCTGGGGGGCGTTCAACCTCCACGGCTCCCTGCTGCCCCGCTACAGGGGAAGGGTGTCGGTCCACTGGGCGATCATCATGGGGGAGTCCAGGACCGGGGCCACCCTGCACGTGATGACCCCACGCCCCGACGACGGCCCCATAGTGGACCAAGAGGAGATCCCCATCCACTTCCACGACACCTCGAAGGACGTGATGGAGCGCCTGGCGGAAGGGGCCTACAGGCTCGTAAAACGGGCCCTCCCGTCCCTGGAAAACCGGTCCTTCCAGGCGAAGGAACAGGACCACTCCAAGGCCACCTACTTCAGCGGCAGATCCCCCAAGGACGGGATAATACGCTGGCAGGAAGAGGACTCCCTGGGGGCCTATCACATGGTTCGAGCCCTCACGGACCCCTACCCCGGGGCCTTCTCCCTCACCCCCGGCGGGGAGAAACTCATGATTTGGCGGGCCTACCCGGTCCCGGAGAAGGCTTCCCCCAAATGCCCCCCCGGGACGGTCACCGAAGACCCCGAGGGGTACCTGCTGATCCGCTGCGCCTTTGGGGCCCTGCGGGTCATCGAGGCGGAGCTGTCCGGACATCGGGGCCACCCGCTGGACACCCCGATGAGAACCCTGGTGGGGCTCCGGTTGCGGGATACGGCAAATAGTGATTAA